From Corvus moneduloides isolate bCorMon1 chromosome 2, bCorMon1.pri, whole genome shotgun sequence, one genomic window encodes:
- the MLNR gene encoding motilin receptor isoform X2 yields the protein MRRGGGNGSEGEPEWPWPWPPCDERLCLALPMWVLVPITAVCLGLFVVGVAGNVLTVLVIRSYRDMKTTTNLYLGSMAVSDLLILMGLPFDLYRLWRSRPWIFGQLLCRLSHYLSEGCTYCTILHITALTVERYLAICFPLKAKVVVTKRRVKAIIGLLWAFAFVSASPFFFLVGVEQPDNHTDFSRECKPTPQALQSGLLATMFWVTTCYFVLPVTCLSVLYGFIGRELWRSNTRLRGPSSLLREKGHRQTIRILAFLPERIHQPCPLQPRFEEVQGSSLQAAAATPSCRKGFHGNKRRWGLHRDQCQHKERVHHRLLRLHLCTSSGILA from the exons ATGAGGCGCGGCGGCGGGAACGGCAGCGAGGGAGAGCCGGAGTGGCCGtggccgtggccgccctgcgACGAGCGGCTGTGCCTGGCGCTGCCCATGTGGGTGCTCGTTCCCATCACGGCCGTCTGCCTGGGGCTCTTCGTGGTCGGCGTGGCGGGCAATGTCCTCACGGTGCTGGTCATCCGCAGCTACCGCGACATGAAGACCACCACCAACCTCTACCTGGGCAGCATGGCCGTCTCGGACCTGCTCATCCTCATGGGGCTGCCCTTCGACCTCTACCGCCTCTGGCGCTCCCGGCCCTGGATCTTCGGGCAGCTGCTGTGCCGCCTCTCGCACTACCTCAGTGAGGGCTGCACCTACTGCACCATCCTCCACATCACCGCCCTCACCGTGGAGCGCTACCTCGCCATCTGCTTCCCCCTCAAAGCCAAGGTGGTCGTCACCAAGCGCCGGGTGAAAGCCATCATCGGCCTCCTCTGGGCCTTTGCTTTCGTCTCTGCCAGCCCCTTCTTCTTCCTGGTCGGCGTGGAGCAGCCCGACAACCACACTGACTTCAGCCGCGAGTGCAAGCCCACCCCACAGGCCCTGCAGTCCGGCCTGCTGGCCACCATGTTCTGGGTCACCACCTGCTACTTCGTCCTGCCTGTCACCTGCCTCAGCGTCCTCTACGGCTTCATTGGCCGCGAGCTGTGGCGAAGCAACACCCGCCTGCGGGGCCCCAGCTCGCTCCTCCGGGAGAAGGGGCACCGCCAGACCATCAGGATCTTGG CTTTTCTACCTGAGCGCATCCATCAACCCTGTCCTCTACAACCTCGTTTCGAAGAAGTACAGGGCAGCAGCctgcaagctgctgctgccacgcCGAGCTGCAGAAAGGGCTTTCACGGTAACAAAAGACGCTGGGGGCTACACAGAGACCAGTGCCAGCACAAGGAACGAGTACACCACCGGCTTCTGAGACTGCACCTTTGCACTTCTTCAGGCATTCTTGCCTAA
- the MLNR gene encoding motilin receptor isoform X1, protein MRRGGGNGSEGEPEWPWPWPPCDERLCLALPMWVLVPITAVCLGLFVVGVAGNVLTVLVIRSYRDMKTTTNLYLGSMAVSDLLILMGLPFDLYRLWRSRPWIFGQLLCRLSHYLSEGCTYCTILHITALTVERYLAICFPLKAKVVVTKRRVKAIIGLLWAFAFVSASPFFFLVGVEQPDNHTDFSRECKPTPQALQSGLLATMFWVTTCYFVLPVTCLSVLYGFIGRELWRSNTRLRGPSSLLREKGHRQTIRILAVVVLAFVICWLPFHIGRIIFINTRDMGTMLFSQYFNIFALQLFYLSASINPVLYNLVSKKYRAAACKLLLPRRAAERAFTVTKDAGGYTETSASTRNEYTTGF, encoded by the exons ATGAGGCGCGGCGGCGGGAACGGCAGCGAGGGAGAGCCGGAGTGGCCGtggccgtggccgccctgcgACGAGCGGCTGTGCCTGGCGCTGCCCATGTGGGTGCTCGTTCCCATCACGGCCGTCTGCCTGGGGCTCTTCGTGGTCGGCGTGGCGGGCAATGTCCTCACGGTGCTGGTCATCCGCAGCTACCGCGACATGAAGACCACCACCAACCTCTACCTGGGCAGCATGGCCGTCTCGGACCTGCTCATCCTCATGGGGCTGCCCTTCGACCTCTACCGCCTCTGGCGCTCCCGGCCCTGGATCTTCGGGCAGCTGCTGTGCCGCCTCTCGCACTACCTCAGTGAGGGCTGCACCTACTGCACCATCCTCCACATCACCGCCCTCACCGTGGAGCGCTACCTCGCCATCTGCTTCCCCCTCAAAGCCAAGGTGGTCGTCACCAAGCGCCGGGTGAAAGCCATCATCGGCCTCCTCTGGGCCTTTGCTTTCGTCTCTGCCAGCCCCTTCTTCTTCCTGGTCGGCGTGGAGCAGCCCGACAACCACACTGACTTCAGCCGCGAGTGCAAGCCCACCCCACAGGCCCTGCAGTCCGGCCTGCTGGCCACCATGTTCTGGGTCACCACCTGCTACTTCGTCCTGCCTGTCACCTGCCTCAGCGTCCTCTACGGCTTCATTGGCCGCGAGCTGTGGCGAAGCAACACCCGCCTGCGGGGCCCCAGCTCGCTCCTCCGGGAGAAGGGGCACCGCCAGACCATCAGGATCTTGG CTGTGGTGGTTCTGGCCTTTGTAATTTGCTGGTTGCCTTTCCACATTGGCAGGATCATATTTATAAACACCCGGGACATGGGGACAATGCTGTTCTCCCAGTACTTTAATATATTCGCTCTGCAGCTTTTCTACCTGAGCGCATCCATCAACCCTGTCCTCTACAACCTCGTTTCGAAGAAGTACAGGGCAGCAGCctgcaagctgctgctgccacgcCGAGCTGCAGAAAGGGCTTTCACGGTAACAAAAGACGCTGGGGGCTACACAGAGACCAGTGCCAGCACAAGGAACGAGTACACCACCGGCTTCTGA